A single genomic interval of Streptomyces graminofaciens harbors:
- a CDS encoding SpoIIE family protein phosphatase: MTRPDDPRTAAARVFAEGGAFGEVLAGIDWAATPLGPPESWPARLVETLRLMIASEQGMALYWGAEFTTLYNLSSTCGLGAKHPGALGRPFREAFPELWDSGRSHFQYVTGTRKPLLISDEPLIMERHGFLEQCYFDVGFQPVLLEDGTVGGVLQIITETTGRVLGERRLRLLSETGTRTAGLPTPGEVARVVAEVAGGYPEEVPFLGLYLTAEPGVLRLAASAGLPDQPRRAPETVPLLAVGGAEAAARLAQVVADGAPATLAATTFGGGTAGQHVGGRQLPVAVERALALPLRCAGRVEGVLVVGVNPCFPPAGAYRDFLEVFGSAVAGALSAALAQEEQRQRAEALAELDRAKTTFFANVSHEFRTPLTLLLGPIQQALAEEDRPERREQLELAERGALRLLKQVNTLLDVARAEAGQVRGTFEPVDLAGATAELAGVFRSAFEAAGLKLEVDCPPLPKPVSLDRDMWEKVVLNLLSNALKFTFTGGARVRVAAVGDRARLTVADTGTGIPADELPRLFERFHRVRGARSRSHEGSGLGLVLVKDLVELHGGTVGVDSWPGRGTTVTVDLSFTTPSRPFMDQPVPRAVPPGGSEGCRTARAAAYVNEARGWLAADPVPAAAPRPALTPHAPATHDAPDGPGRHETGRPDRARLLVVDDNADMRAYLTRLLQPEYEVLLAADGRAALETVLAQPVELVLSDVMMPRMDGFELVRALRADPRTARLPIVLLTARASEEESVQGRRAGADDYLAKPFSARQLLARVRTGLELSRLREQVLAETRNQLSMLASLADAGLQLSATLEPRQVLHTVGDILVPHLADQLSVHLADPSPAGRSLTTPADTRTSPAYTAGTPRLAREVLATAATHAMHGTPAPQDPAPATVLALPLRSRDQVLGALVLARHTDGYSAVEHKYLENLAHRLSLAYDNATRYHNERRLALTLQRALLPRSLPRLPGMRLATHYQAGTRGAEVGGDWYDVLALPGDAVGLAIGDVMGHDVEAATVMGQLRSALHSLALKGASPAEVLTRLDAYLQSLDTERFATCLYAVYDPCRHRLRYAASGHLPPLLVAGERTAYLEVPPALPLGLGSSEPVDREVEFPPGTSLLLYTDGLVENRVLPLDVGLAALRDACGALPAAARTDDPQRITERALELLGTPDRVDDDTALLAATAEPSLRPT, from the coding sequence ATGACCCGGCCCGATGACCCACGCACCGCGGCGGCCCGGGTGTTCGCCGAAGGCGGCGCCTTCGGCGAAGTCCTGGCCGGGATCGACTGGGCGGCGACGCCGCTCGGGCCCCCCGAGTCCTGGCCGGCGCGGCTGGTGGAAACCCTACGCCTCATGATCGCCTCTGAGCAGGGGATGGCTCTGTACTGGGGCGCTGAATTCACCACGCTGTACAACCTAAGCTCCACATGCGGCCTCGGCGCCAAGCACCCCGGGGCGCTCGGCAGGCCCTTCCGGGAGGCGTTCCCCGAGCTCTGGGACTCCGGGCGTTCCCACTTCCAATATGTGACCGGCACCCGCAAGCCCCTGCTGATCTCGGATGAGCCGCTCATCATGGAGCGCCACGGCTTTTTGGAGCAGTGCTACTTCGACGTCGGCTTCCAGCCCGTGCTGCTGGAGGACGGCACTGTCGGCGGCGTGCTGCAGATCATCACCGAGACCACCGGCCGGGTGCTGGGCGAGCGCCGGCTGCGGCTGCTGAGCGAGACCGGCACGCGCACCGCCGGACTGCCCACTCCGGGCGAGGTCGCCCGCGTGGTTGCCGAGGTGGCGGGCGGCTACCCCGAGGAGGTCCCATTTCTGGGCCTGTACCTGACCGCCGAGCCAGGGGTGCTGCGGCTGGCGGCCTCCGCCGGCCTGCCGGACCAGCCCCGGCGGGCGCCCGAGACCGTCCCCCTGCTCGCGGTCGGCGGGGCGGAGGCGGCTGCCCGGCTGGCGCAGGTGGTCGCCGACGGTGCCCCGGCCACGCTGGCGGCCACCACGTTCGGCGGCGGCACGGCCGGGCAGCACGTCGGGGGCCGCCAGCTCCCGGTCGCGGTCGAGCGGGCGCTGGCCCTGCCGCTGCGCTGCGCAGGCCGGGTGGAGGGCGTGCTGGTGGTGGGCGTCAACCCCTGCTTCCCCCCGGCCGGGGCCTACCGGGACTTTTTGGAGGTGTTCGGCTCCGCCGTGGCCGGGGCGCTGTCAGCCGCGCTTGCCCAGGAGGAGCAGCGCCAGCGGGCGGAGGCGCTGGCCGAGCTGGACCGGGCCAAGACCACCTTCTTCGCCAACGTCAGCCACGAGTTCCGCACCCCGCTCACCCTGCTCCTGGGCCCAATCCAGCAGGCCCTGGCCGAGGAGGACCGGCCCGAGCGGCGCGAGCAGCTGGAGCTGGCCGAGCGGGGCGCCCTGCGCCTGCTGAAACAGGTCAACACCCTGCTGGACGTCGCCAGGGCCGAGGCCGGGCAGGTGCGGGGGACGTTCGAGCCGGTCGACCTCGCCGGTGCCACGGCCGAGCTGGCCGGGGTGTTCCGCTCCGCCTTCGAGGCGGCCGGGCTGAAGCTGGAGGTGGACTGCCCACCGCTGCCGAAGCCGGTCTCCCTCGACCGGGACATGTGGGAGAAGGTCGTCCTGAACCTGCTCAGCAACGCGCTGAAGTTCACCTTCACCGGCGGCGCCCGGGTGCGGGTGGCCGCGGTCGGCGACCGGGCTCGGCTGACCGTGGCCGATACCGGCACCGGCATCCCCGCAGATGAGCTGCCGCGCCTGTTCGAGCGCTTCCACCGGGTCCGCGGCGCCCGCTCCCGCTCCCACGAGGGCAGCGGCCTCGGTCTGGTATTGGTGAAGGACCTGGTGGAACTGCACGGCGGCACCGTCGGGGTGGACAGCTGGCCGGGCCGGGGCACCACCGTCACCGTGGACCTCTCCTTCACCACCCCGTCCCGGCCTTTCATGGATCAGCCCGTCCCACGCGCGGTGCCCCCCGGGGGAAGCGAAGGCTGCAGGACCGCCCGCGCCGCGGCCTATGTCAACGAAGCGCGGGGCTGGCTGGCGGCTGACCCCGTTCCCGCCGCTGCTCCTCGCCCGGCTCTCACCCCGCACGCCCCCGCGACCCACGACGCCCCCGACGGCCCCGGCAGGCACGAAACCGGCCGCCCTGACCGGGCCCGGCTGCTGGTCGTCGATGACAACGCCGATATGCGCGCCTACCTCACCCGGCTGCTGCAGCCGGAGTACGAGGTACTGCTCGCCGCCGACGGCCGGGCCGCTTTGGAGACGGTGCTGGCACAGCCGGTGGAGCTGGTGCTCAGCGACGTGATGATGCCCCGCATGGATGGCTTTGAGCTGGTCCGGGCGTTGCGCGCCGACCCGCGCACCGCCCGCCTGCCCATCGTCTTGCTCACCGCCCGCGCCAGCGAGGAGGAATCCGTGCAGGGCCGACGCGCCGGTGCCGACGACTACCTGGCCAAGCCCTTCTCCGCGCGCCAGCTGCTGGCTCGGGTCCGCACGGGGTTGGAACTTTCCCGGCTTCGCGAACAGGTCCTGGCCGAGACCCGCAACCAGCTGTCCATGCTGGCCTCCCTGGCCGACGCAGGCCTGCAACTGTCCGCCACTCTCGAACCCCGCCAGGTGCTGCACACCGTCGGCGACATACTGGTGCCCCACCTTGCTGACCAGCTCAGCGTCCACCTCGCCGACCCCTCCCCCGCAGGCCGCTCGCTCACCACCCCTGCCGATACTCGGACCAGCCCGGCGTACACCGCTGGCACCCCCCGCCTGGCCCGCGAGGTACTCGCAACCGCAGCAACCCACGCGATGCACGGCACGCCCGCCCCTCAGGACCCGGCGCCCGCCACCGTGCTGGCCCTGCCGCTGCGCTCCCGCGACCAAGTCCTGGGGGCACTCGTCCTCGCTCGGCACACCGACGGCTACTCCGCGGTCGAACACAAATATTTGGAGAACCTCGCCCACCGCCTGTCCCTGGCCTACGACAACGCCACCCGATACCACAACGAGCGCCGACTCGCTCTGACTCTGCAGCGAGCCCTGCTGCCCCGCAGCCTGCCCCGGCTGCCCGGGATGCGGCTGGCCACCCACTATCAGGCCGGCACCCGCGGCGCCGAGGTCGGCGGCGACTGGTACGACGTGCTCGCCCTGCCCGGTGACGCCGTGGGGCTGGCCATCGGCGACGTCATGGGCCACGACGTGGAAGCCGCCACCGTGATGGGCCAACTCCGCTCCGCCCTGCACAGCCTCGCGCTGAAGGGCGCCAGCCCGGCCGAGGTGCTGACCAGACTGGATGCCTACCTGCAGTCGCTCGATACCGAGCGCTTCGCCACCTGCCTGTACGCGGTCTACGACCCCTGCCGCCACCGCCTGCGCTACGCCGCCAGCGGGCATCTGCCGCCCCTGCTGGTGGCGGGCGAGCGGACCGCCTACCTGGAGGTCCCCCCGGCGCTGCCGCTGGGACTGGGGAGCAGCGAGCCGGTCGACCGCGAGGTGGAGTTCCCGCCCGGCACCAGCCTGCTGCTATACACCGACGGCCTGGTGGAGAACCGGGTGCTGCCCCTGGACGTCGGCCTGGCGGCCCTGCGCGATGCCTGCGGCGCGCTGCCCGCCGCCGCCCGCACCGATGACCCCCAGCGGATCACCGAGCGAGCCCTGGAGCTGCTGGGCACGCCCGATCGGGTCGACGACGACACGGCCCTGCTCGCCGCCACCGCCGAACCATCGCTTCGCCCCACCTGA
- a CDS encoding ISAzo13 family transposase yields the protein MGSPEGIEAALAAKFAMLFPHLDERQRRLAIGAEARSLGHGGIRLVARAAGVREGTVSCGVSELESGEAPLGRVRRSGGGRKRAVDLDPGLRPALLALVEPDVRGDPMSPLRWTTKSTRQLAAELTRQGHRVSADTVAAVLREEGFSLQGNAKTIEGAQHPDRDAQFRYINDQAKDFQAAGDPVISVDTKKKELVGNYKKAGHEWRREGDPVRVRTHDFPDADLGKAIPYGIYDLTADTGWANVGTDHDTAAFAVASVRRWWHAVGRDTYPRSHRLLITADAGGSNGYRTRAWKFELAALAVETGLEITVCHFPPGTSKWNRIEHRLFSHITMNWRGRPLTSHEVIVNSIAATTTRTGLTVRAELDTALYETGVRISDGQLNALPLSRHDWHGDWNYTLHPQEHRRDGVLPIPPQNEAGPGRGWLTHPALTGIPQEQWDSLVTELAAARAAQREADLQQRRGGDRQKTPAAGLYPGRRPGLTLVDRLLATILYQRFKLPQVVIAPLFTVTPVTLNRAISQTRRLLHDIGHSIEPAETPLATFDDLTDLTKHLGISKPEIKTASY from the coding sequence ATGGGGAGTCCGGAGGGGATCGAAGCGGCCCTGGCCGCGAAGTTCGCGATGCTGTTCCCGCATCTCGATGAGCGGCAGCGGCGGCTGGCCATAGGAGCAGAAGCACGGTCGCTGGGCCATGGAGGCATCAGGCTCGTCGCTCGTGCGGCCGGAGTCCGGGAGGGCACCGTGTCGTGCGGGGTGTCTGAACTGGAGTCCGGCGAGGCGCCGTTGGGGCGGGTGCGCCGGTCCGGCGGAGGCCGCAAGCGTGCGGTGGACCTGGATCCGGGCCTTCGGCCCGCGTTGCTGGCCTTGGTGGAACCGGATGTACGCGGAGACCCGATGTCGCCGCTGCGCTGGACGACGAAGTCGACCCGGCAACTGGCTGCCGAGCTGACCCGGCAGGGGCACCGGGTCTCGGCGGACACTGTGGCGGCCGTGCTGCGCGAGGAGGGCTTCAGTCTCCAGGGCAACGCCAAGACCATCGAAGGTGCCCAGCACCCGGACCGCGATGCGCAGTTCCGCTATATCAACGACCAGGCCAAGGACTTCCAGGCCGCCGGAGACCCGGTGATCAGCGTGGACACCAAGAAGAAGGAGTTGGTCGGCAACTACAAGAAAGCCGGCCACGAGTGGCGTCGCGAAGGCGATCCGGTCCGGGTTCGCACCCACGACTTTCCCGATGCCGATCTGGGCAAGGCGATCCCATACGGGATCTACGACCTGACCGCGGACACGGGCTGGGCCAACGTCGGCACCGACCACGACACCGCAGCCTTCGCCGTCGCCTCCGTCCGCCGCTGGTGGCACGCGGTTGGGCGCGACACCTACCCGCGCTCGCACCGCCTGCTGATCACTGCGGACGCGGGCGGTTCCAACGGCTACCGCACCCGGGCCTGGAAGTTCGAGCTGGCCGCGCTGGCTGTCGAGACCGGCCTGGAGATCACCGTGTGTCACTTTCCTCCGGGCACATCTAAGTGGAACCGAATCGAGCACCGACTGTTCTCCCACATCACGATGAACTGGCGAGGCAGGCCGCTGACCAGCCATGAAGTCATCGTGAACAGCATCGCAGCGACCACCACCCGCACGGGACTGACAGTCCGCGCCGAACTCGACACCGCCCTCTACGAGACCGGCGTCCGCATCAGTGACGGGCAGCTGAACGCCCTGCCACTGAGCCGCCATGACTGGCACGGCGACTGGAACTACACCCTCCACCCCCAGGAACACCGCCGGGACGGCGTCCTTCCGATCCCGCCCCAGAACGAAGCCGGCCCCGGCCGCGGCTGGCTGACCCATCCCGCCCTCACCGGCATCCCGCAGGAGCAGTGGGACTCGCTGGTCACCGAGCTGGCAGCGGCCCGCGCGGCTCAGCGGGAAGCAGACCTCCAACAGCGACGCGGCGGCGACCGGCAGAAGACCCCTGCCGCTGGCCTCTACCCCGGTCGACGCCCCGGCCTCACCCTCGTCGACCGACTCCTGGCCACCATCCTCTACCAGCGGTTCAAGCTCCCCCAGGTCGTCATCGCCCCGCTCTTCACCGTGACACCCGTGACCCTCAACCGGGCCATCAGCCAAACCCGTCGGCTCCTCCACGACATCGGACACTCCATCGAACCCGCCGAGACGCCGTTGGCCACCTTCGACGACCTCACCGACCTCACCAAACACCTCGGCATCTCCAAACCGGAGATCAAGACGGCGAGTTATTGA
- a CDS encoding IS4 family transposase: MPTRHCVLPPGLARVTREFIVAEGRFAPGHLGELTQVIPFDLVDAVLDETRCVQRRLRDLPSRVGVYFLLAMCLFPEVGYRLVWHKLTAALTGVGIEVAEPTAKALRDLRRRLGAEPMKRVFETLAGPLAQPVTPGVRFGPFRMVSFDGCTSIKLPDTERNVEWFGPGSRGGYPMLELMTLVETGTRALIGAVFGTPSDGETSYARRLLHHLGPGMLVLWDKGFDASAFLAAVHDTGASFLGRLRANRRTPVLSRLTDGSYLSVIGTVPVRVVEAQITVAYDDCSFTNSYRLVTTLTDARRYPAPALVALYHQRWEHESAYFALRHTITDGRVLRSGDPVGVEQEMWALLALYQALRTVMVEAAESRPGTDPDRCGFTIAIQTARDLVVQAADVIKPDALGNRTTGVIGNRVLAGLLPHRRPRISTRKVRSPVSRYAERQDDGRPDTSRLVTDLDVTILEPDPDLPTVSHDDRHTPAADRRRQRVLDLLHAEPDRQWHTRDLARHLGDITLGTMYRQLDRWAVNGHIAKTGPATYSSPRTRSTLLPPAEIR; the protein is encoded by the coding sequence TTGCCCACGCGTCATTGTGTCCTGCCACCCGGTCTGGCGAGGGTCACCCGTGAGTTCATCGTGGCCGAGGGGCGGTTCGCGCCCGGTCATCTGGGCGAGTTGACGCAGGTCATACCGTTCGACCTCGTCGATGCCGTTCTGGATGAAACCCGTTGCGTGCAGCGCCGGTTACGGGATCTGCCCTCGCGGGTCGGGGTCTACTTCCTTCTCGCGATGTGCCTGTTCCCGGAGGTCGGCTACCGGCTGGTCTGGCACAAGCTGACCGCAGCCCTTACGGGCGTCGGGATCGAGGTCGCGGAGCCAACTGCGAAAGCCTTACGTGACCTGCGCAGACGGCTCGGTGCAGAACCGATGAAGCGCGTGTTCGAGACCCTGGCCGGCCCGCTCGCCCAGCCGGTGACTCCCGGAGTGCGGTTCGGGCCGTTCCGAATGGTCTCCTTCGACGGCTGCACCTCGATCAAGCTCCCCGATACCGAGCGCAACGTGGAGTGGTTCGGACCCGGCAGCCGTGGCGGGTATCCGATGCTGGAACTGATGACCCTGGTGGAGACCGGCACCCGTGCCCTGATCGGCGCCGTGTTCGGCACTCCCAGCGACGGGGAGACCTCCTACGCTCGCAGGCTCCTGCACCACCTGGGCCCCGGCATGCTGGTCCTGTGGGACAAGGGTTTCGACGCCAGCGCCTTCCTCGCCGCCGTGCACGACACCGGAGCCAGTTTCCTGGGCCGACTGCGCGCCAACCGACGCACCCCGGTCCTGAGCCGACTCACCGATGGCTCCTACCTCTCGGTCATCGGCACCGTCCCGGTACGCGTCGTGGAAGCGCAGATCACCGTGGCCTATGACGACTGCTCGTTCACCAACTCCTACCGGCTGGTCACGACGCTGACCGATGCTCGTCGTTACCCCGCCCCGGCCCTCGTTGCCCTTTACCACCAGCGGTGGGAGCACGAGTCGGCGTATTTTGCTCTGCGTCACACGATCACAGACGGCCGGGTCCTGCGTTCGGGCGACCCGGTCGGGGTCGAGCAGGAGATGTGGGCCCTACTCGCCCTCTACCAGGCACTTCGGACCGTGATGGTGGAGGCCGCCGAGTCCCGGCCGGGCACCGACCCGGACCGCTGCGGCTTCACCATAGCCATCCAGACCGCCCGCGACCTCGTGGTCCAGGCCGCCGACGTCATCAAGCCCGACGCCCTGGGCAACCGCACCACCGGCGTCATCGGCAACCGGGTCCTGGCCGGGCTCCTCCCGCACCGGCGCCCCCGCATCAGCACCCGAAAAGTCAGGTCACCGGTCTCCCGGTACGCCGAACGCCAAGACGACGGCCGCCCCGACACAAGCCGCCTGGTCACCGACCTCGACGTCACCATCCTCGAACCCGATCCCGACCTGCCCACCGTCTCGCACGACGATCGGCACACACCGGCCGCCGACCGGCGCAGACAGCGCGTCCTGGACCTCCTTCATGCAGAACCCGACCGCCAGTGGCACACCCGCGACCTCGCCCGCCACCTCGGCGACATCACCCTCGGCACGATGTACCGACAGCTCGATAGATGGGCCGTAAACGGACACATCGCCAAGACCGGCCCCGCCACCTACAGCAGCCCGAGAACTCGCTCAACCCTCTTGCCACCAGCGGAAATACGCTAA
- a CDS encoding pentapeptide repeat-containing protein → MEMGEPDRGRRAWRDGLVRRRAAVALLAGAAGLVVLGTVFVVLPGVVVDHDLAGASVAAQDRLKAVNDVRTTLLQVVGGLVVLFGAYATWRQLRVSQDGLRATQEGYVTDRFSRAVDQLGSDKLDVRIGGLHALWRIAEQSARDREAIISIQAAYLRTHLPWPPAGPESPAADVPINDIAPLETRAADAQVALTALGVLCQHREQSWVNLSITDLRRADCDGLWFPEVNFDRACLEAAGLYHANLTQASLVSVNLRHADLTTAILRRARCILADLRGAKLVETDLRDADFTETDLREANLRKAVAHGAVFQRADLRMADLRGTDLSTANLVEARLTGAVASEHTRWPADFDHTAAGVVDTDDPGPEPSPLLQPPGMTWQAPPLRSTP, encoded by the coding sequence ATGGAGATGGGGGAACCGGACCGCGGGCGGCGGGCATGGCGCGACGGGCTGGTCAGGCGTCGTGCAGCCGTGGCTCTGCTGGCCGGGGCGGCGGGGCTGGTCGTTCTAGGCACGGTGTTCGTCGTACTGCCGGGTGTGGTGGTCGACCACGATCTCGCCGGGGCGAGCGTCGCCGCACAGGATCGACTGAAGGCGGTGAACGATGTCCGTACGACGCTTCTGCAGGTGGTCGGCGGCCTGGTCGTGCTCTTCGGCGCGTACGCCACCTGGCGGCAACTGCGGGTGAGTCAGGACGGTTTGCGCGCCACCCAGGAGGGCTACGTCACCGACCGATTCAGCCGGGCCGTCGACCAGCTCGGCAGCGACAAGCTGGATGTGCGCATCGGCGGGTTGCACGCGCTGTGGCGGATCGCCGAGCAGTCCGCCCGCGACCGGGAGGCCATCATCTCCATCCAGGCCGCGTATCTGCGTACGCACCTGCCCTGGCCACCCGCCGGGCCGGAATCACCGGCGGCAGACGTGCCCATCAACGACATCGCACCCCTGGAGACTCGCGCCGCCGACGCCCAGGTGGCGCTGACCGCGCTCGGCGTGCTGTGCCAGCACCGGGAGCAGTCCTGGGTCAATCTCAGCATCACCGACTTGCGCCGGGCCGACTGCGACGGACTCTGGTTCCCCGAGGTCAACTTCGACCGCGCTTGCCTGGAGGCCGCGGGCCTGTACCACGCCAATCTGACCCAGGCGTCCCTGGTCTCGGTCAACCTGCGGCACGCCGACCTCACGACTGCGATTCTCCGCCGGGCTCGCTGCATTCTGGCCGACCTACGGGGCGCGAAGCTGGTCGAAACCGACTTGCGTGACGCCGACTTCACTGAGACCGACCTGCGCGAGGCGAACCTGCGCAAGGCCGTCGCCCACGGAGCGGTCTTCCAACGCGCTGATCTCCGCATGGCCGACTTGCGCGGCACCGACTTGAGCACCGCCAACCTTGTCGAAGCACGCCTGACCGGCGCCGTGGCCAGCGAGCACACCCGCTGGCCCGCCGACTTCGACCACACGGCCGCCGGAGTCGTCGACACCGATGACCCTGGCCCCGAGCCCTCGCCCCTACTCCAGCCCCCGGGGATGACGTGGCAGGCGCCACCGCTGCGGTCCACTCCCTGA
- a CDS encoding transposase family protein, whose product MLKELAPRWQAARESALHERRGGDRRRAAGAGPKQRLVFVDRLLVTLVHLRLGIPHAALAELYAVDRSTVSGAIREVRPLLAARGFAVPDRPGVRLRTLEDLFAYAGTEGVDLRIDGTEVQVRRPRAHRSGRKAFVSGKKKQNTIKTTTFSDPQGRTLFSGVVRPGRMHDQTAVRTEGIAEQFLRHPKVKAVVDEGYRGLANEFPGQVSAPPKKPKDDAPLGEHHAWREQRRRQSSARICVEHTNAEYKQWRPLQRFTGRRETYAETHLAIATLVSDRSARRATRRKASTELVLARQAAC is encoded by the coding sequence TTGCTCAAAGAACTCGCGCCCCGATGGCAGGCCGCGCGGGAGTCGGCGCTACACGAGCGGCGTGGCGGAGACCGGAGACGGGCGGCCGGCGCCGGGCCCAAGCAGCGCCTGGTCTTCGTCGACCGACTTCTGGTCACGCTGGTCCACCTGCGGCTTGGGATCCCGCACGCCGCTCTAGCCGAGTTGTACGCAGTGGACCGCTCCACCGTCTCCGGAGCGATTCGCGAGGTCCGCCCGCTGCTGGCGGCCCGCGGCTTCGCCGTCCCGGACCGGCCGGGGGTGCGGCTGCGCACGCTGGAGGACCTGTTCGCCTACGCCGGCACGGAGGGCGTTGACCTGCGCATCGACGGCACCGAAGTGCAGGTCCGCCGCCCCCGCGCCCACCGCTCCGGCCGCAAGGCGTTCGTCTCCGGCAAGAAGAAGCAGAACACCATCAAGACCACCACCTTCAGTGACCCGCAGGGTCGCACCCTGTTCAGCGGCGTGGTCCGGCCGGGCCGCATGCACGACCAGACCGCCGTGCGCACCGAGGGCATCGCCGAGCAGTTCCTCCGGCACCCCAAGGTCAAGGCTGTAGTCGACGAGGGCTACCGGGGCCTGGCCAACGAGTTCCCCGGCCAGGTCAGTGCCCCGCCGAAGAAGCCGAAGGACGACGCGCCGCTGGGCGAGCACCACGCCTGGCGCGAGCAGCGACGCCGCCAGTCCTCCGCGCGGATCTGTGTGGAGCACACCAATGCCGAGTACAAGCAGTGGCGGCCCCTGCAGCGGTTCACCGGCCGCCGCGAGACCTACGCCGAGACTCACCTCGCGATCGCCACCCTGGTCTCTGACCGCTCCGCCCGGCGGGCGACCCGCCGCAAGGCGAGCACTGAGCTGGTGCTCGCCCGGCAGGCCGCCTGCTGA
- a CDS encoding DUF4235 domain-containing protein encodes MASQLSGVPAGGLFNQVWKKLGHDEDAPDATDEDRTWQEVLLAATLQGAIFAEVKAAVDRAGAAGTAA; translated from the coding sequence ATGGCGTCTCAGCTCAGCGGCGTGCCGGCCGGCGGGCTGTTCAACCAGGTATGGAAGAAGCTCGGCCATGACGAGGACGCCCCGGACGCCACCGACGAGGACCGCACCTGGCAAGAGGTTCTGCTCGCCGCAACCTTGCAGGGTGCGATCTTCGCCGAGGTCAAGGCCGCCGTCGACCGGGCAGGAGCCGCCGGCACCGCCGCCTGA
- a CDS encoding IS5 family transposase, whose amino-acid sequence MSQSVALASVESNAPSPACDCLAHRFGNAADGPERVRCYGSDLTEAEWQVLRPLLPVPAWLQGRGGRPEGYCHRVMLDAVRYVVDNGVKWVNLPCDFPPYRRVHAFARRWQVTGLLAELHDRLRDKVRQKDGRDVDPTAAVVDSQSVRAAANIPRFTSGWDGGKRVGGRKRHLVVDCLGLVLAVAVTAANVQDRDAAVPLLERLRRLYFSVRLVWADGGYAGRLVDWAAENLHLTLEIVKRSDDTTGFVVLPRRWVVERTLSWLMRSRRLVRDYETLPAMHEAMVLWSMTMLMSSRLAGRRPGASSRQSSRAE is encoded by the coding sequence TTGTCGCAGTCTGTCGCGCTTGCGTCCGTGGAGTCCAACGCGCCGTCTCCTGCGTGTGACTGTCTCGCGCACAGGTTCGGCAACGCGGCGGACGGACCGGAGCGCGTGCGGTGTTACGGCTCCGACCTGACGGAGGCGGAGTGGCAGGTCCTCCGGCCGTTGCTGCCGGTTCCCGCGTGGCTTCAGGGGCGGGGCGGGCGGCCGGAGGGCTATTGCCACCGCGTGATGCTGGACGCAGTCCGCTATGTCGTCGACAACGGCGTCAAGTGGGTCAACCTGCCCTGTGACTTCCCGCCGTACCGGCGGGTGCACGCGTTCGCCCGCCGCTGGCAGGTGACGGGCTTGCTCGCCGAGCTCCACGACCGGCTGCGCGACAAAGTGCGCCAGAAGGATGGCCGTGATGTGGACCCGACGGCCGCCGTCGTGGACTCGCAGTCAGTGCGGGCAGCGGCGAACATCCCGCGCTTCACGTCCGGCTGGGACGGCGGCAAGAGGGTGGGCGGGCGCAAGCGGCACCTGGTGGTGGACTGCCTCGGCCTGGTCCTGGCCGTCGCGGTGACCGCAGCGAACGTGCAGGACCGGGACGCCGCGGTGCCTCTGCTGGAGCGGCTGCGCAGGCTGTACTTCTCCGTCCGGCTCGTCTGGGCGGACGGCGGCTATGCGGGGCGCCTGGTCGACTGGGCGGCCGAGAACCTCCACCTCACGCTCGAGATCGTCAAACGCTCGGACGACACCACGGGGTTCGTGGTGCTGCCGCGCAGGTGGGTGGTGGAAAGAACGCTGAGCTGGCTGATGCGCTCGCGTCGCCTGGTGCGTGACTACGAGACGCTGCCCGCCATGCACGAGGCCATGGTGCTGTGGTCCATGACCATGCTCATGAGCAGCCGCCTGGCCGGGCGTCGCCCCGGCGCCTCCAGCCGGCAGTCGTCCCGAGCGGAGTGA